CGAATATATAGAAACACCTTATTTTCCCCGGTGATAATTTTGTAAACTGAACTTGGCTGGatgggtgtgaatacaaaattcagatagtctcagttttaacaaactgagaGGGTGAAAACACGAAAATCTCACTACGACAtactatgaattaaaaaaataatcatttaagtctcatttttaacccccccccccccccccccccccccccgttgaaacatgtacatgtaaacatgtaaatctaaagaataaatatgtaaaaatgataatttttaattaaataaactcaagttataatattgattctttaatttgtgcttcttcgctgttgaattttgaaccggtttcatgatcaaaattccacgatgcgggtcagTTTTCAAtggattagggtctttatttAACACCATTGGTAtcaatattcaacgtggaaaaattacccccgggtcaattttcaacccgggtcaaaattcttcgttacaccggctcTTCATGGTTTACTTCCAACGTGAGGTGTGAAACCCTCATTGTATTACTAGAGGATCTCTTCATTATCTTCTTCTAATAAGCACCTATCTAGAGAGGGAGCAGGATCGATACGGTGGGggtgttgttttaacaatttaattcatGTCATACACAAAGTAAATGAAAGTATTTACCGTTTCTTTGATCTCtcattagaaaattaaatatagaaaatataatgatgtgacaaaatgatatgatattcaaaaaataataaattatgcatAAGATGCAGATTAtacttctttataatttttaaagtaaatgaagttttaaataataaaatgtaaattatgatTTACTTATACAAATGTATGCTGGTGCCTAAaccattattcatttaaaaaataaaatgaaaattataattaacttaGAAAAATGTAGGCTGGtgcctaaacatcttggggccTAAACATGTTGGGGCCTAAGCGTCTTATCAATGAAgggcctaaacatcttggggccTAAAAGTCTTGCTACCTTCACCTTTTGTTGTCAAGAAACAAGAAGAGCTCTGAACTGTCAAAAAGTgttgaagttttatttaaagaGCATGTAATCCGCTGGATTATTTACAATGACAATAATATGCTACAGTCTTGCTTGATGGCTTAAAAATGGTAGGTATATTTGGAGAAACGTTTGTGATTTGTTCCTGTGATTCATATGCCGCCATGTTTTCTTGTAGTAAACACACCAAATTTGGATATCGTGCCTATTTTATGAGATCACATAGGCCCTAATGtcatttatttagataaactcatcttttctataaataagaaatatatggaGATATTTTGAGTAAGTGCGCTTCATTCTTATGTCTGAGctatgaaaacattttatttggtCAGAGGACCTGGTAAATATCTGAAGTAAGTTCATGAACAAAAATACACATGTTGGTATCAATAATCAGTACTTATGCACTTTGAATCaatataaactaaaaataatcTGGATTGGCTGGTTTTTTCACAGATCTTGTTCAGATTTGTcattaagaataattttaagGCCTCATATTATGTACGCTTCAAATGACTGGTagcttaatttttaaaaatataggaaaaaatACAACCtgttcctttattattattttcattgagTGTAAATTAAGTTCACTTTGAATTATGAGTTCATTAATTAGCATATATCTTGTCATtttccttgaattttttttttaccgttgaatgaataaacaaataaatttattacattaaatatattGACTAGGGTTGGATACCGGTACACGGTACCAATACCGTACCGAATAGTTGCtttaaaaatacaggtaaaatacCGTTTCATTTAATACCGGTACTAATAACGGTATTTATGTATCTTTGAACctttttatacaattaaaatgattttaaaaaacgattACAGACTCGCTTATATTGAATTCTCCGCGTATTAAAAGGATAGGCTAATTAACGAAATATGCGCTTTATCATTCTTAGTACGATACTTGATTCGAATGCTAAtactttaataaatcaatacattaatttaaaaaaaaactaaaatacatCTACAATGATAGTGTTTAAATTTCATTCtgacaataaatgtaaattaaaaagacaAAGTAGCGcaaaagttttttatttattttcgttCTATATTCTGATGTTTCGTCAATTAGTGTGACCTTACAATGGCTGGCAACCGGGTAAACCGCTCGGCTGTTTAGTCTCATTTCAGTAGGAAGTCAGATGGTGGTGTTTGCAACAATTGCCAGTTATTTTGCCTGGGAAAAGGGGAAAACACATGGAACTTTACTAAACATTTGAGAATCAGATTCAATTTATTTGATTGTTaatcttttattaaaagattGAAGCATAAACATATAGTTTGTAAACTCATATGTTATTGTAAATGTATGATACtatctttataaattataacactGAAAgatcaaaaacatatttattgaaaaaaaatacttatcattgtttatttattgaggTCTAGTACCGTATCGTTAAAAATACCGTATCAATTCAAAAATACTGGTATGGTATCTTACTGTTTCATCCTTAATGGTATCCAACCCTAATATTGACACTCAGCAGCACCAAAATTAACCAAACCTGTTGATTATTTCAAGTTATATTTTGATCAGACATTAAATCGAGTGTTTAAATTGCCAGAATCAGTAAGCTCCTGGGGCAAAGCACCAAGGAAGACTACACCAGAGccttattattttttaacaaacctAGGTGTTTTGGTATTTCTATTCACACTGATAAAAAGTACTTTATTgcaattgtcattttttttttttataatgccTTCATTTACCAATATTAATTGTCATTCAATGCATTATGAttgcatgttttaaacaaaaataaacatacctgaAATACATGTCTCAAATTTGGAATGAATTAATCTCTTTGTTAAATCAGGGTCCCTAAAGTGTGTGGGAGATGACAAAGAACCACTTTACTGTGCTGGGGCTGAAGGTGGGGGCCAGTGAGGAGGAGATTAAGAAGGCCTACAAGTCCCTGGCCAAGAAGTACCACCCTGACAAAAACAGTGATGCTGGGGCAGAGGAAAAGTTCAAGGAAATCGGTGCGGCTTATGAGATCCTGAAGAGTCAAGACAGGTATATACTGAAGATGGTCAGAGTTTTGAATGGGCTATAAaaggtgttttattttttatttttgcctgTCATTGAAATGCATAAACAACAATAAAGTCTAGGAAAGTGccgaaatttatatttatattgaataaGTGCTGAAATTTGAATTCTGATTGTGCTACAAAAGCCTACGATgccaaaaagaaaagaatgcaTGTGTATTCTTAATTAACATACATACCATAATGATgcattaccaattttttttagcgCAAGTTTAATGGCAATGAGTAACCGTTTACGTGTATGTGTAGACGATATCGGAATGATTTCGTTTGTTTTGCAGACGTGAAATTTATGAAAGAGATCTGAACCGACAAAAAGAACAGAAATCATCCAAAGTTCCCCCCAGTGGTGGGTTTTCATCGTATTTCACAAGCACGAAAGAGAACCAGTCCAACAAGGACCACACAGCATACTCCAGTAAATATAAGGGAACCAGTTTCAAGACTAGGTTTGACTTCCAGGAACCGAGTGGCTCTTCTTGGTAATATTAATCATgagatgcattttttttttagatcaattTCATAAATGTCAATAGTGTTCTAACGGGAGTTTATCAATACCCATTGCTCTTTTTACATGTGCTCCATTTAATCCACCGGTAAACTGTTGTTTCAGCAGTATTCATTGAAtcccaattttcgtggatttcatttttccaagaaattaaatatttgttgaagTGCAATATATGCTGTATATATCATGTTGACAGGATCATTGGTTATGAATCTAGGTGTTCTTGAGGCTTTTTTCTTTAATCCATGAAAATTAACACCCAGGAATATTGAGGAAAATacagcatttttaattttactttgcatggtgcaaaaaaaaataaaggaagtCATAGAAATTTTCAGTTCCTTTAAGGATCAGAAATGGAAAACTTTCATTATGTgaagaattttcttttaaattaaataatgaaatttactcaagtctttattttttttattaattttctttgtgTAACAACTAGCTTACATAACTCAGTAGGTTAAACCATCAGTTTGTGAACATGAGACCAGCATTGTTCTTCTTAAAAGCAATTTcacttttgttaaatttttgttataatgCACTTTATGGTCTAGTGTTTGATCGgtttgtgttatatatatatatacaccaccTAATGCGTAAATGCATTCAGTGCAAAGGAGGTATGAAACAGTAGCAATATACTGCCATGTATTTATTTGGCTACACGTGTCATGATTGTGGAATATGCAGTGATGACTCATATGTTTACTAttcatttttagaaatgaaacATATTAGCTGCACTGAGTGTTACACACTTGTGGTCAAAGAGAAATGCTCATTAGATATTACTTCACATTAATTTGCAAATTATATCTCTGTTAACTACCTGGAccatgaattttcttttttatgttcttaaaagtattttgattggagagagagagagagagagagagagagagagagagagagagagagagagagagagagagagagagagagttgggGTTGATTTTTCGTATTCAGATTTATTGCTTTTATGAACAAAGGTGTTTGAAATATCTCATTGAAAGAATTGATTGATGGAGCCTTCATAATTCCCTCTTGCTTAGGTCCCACACAGATGCTAAAGAAACAAAAGGCAAGAAGAAAAAACCAACCCACAAACCGCGCCAAAAACCCTGGAGCCAGGATTGGAATGAAGCAGATGAAGATTTTTCTCCAGGTCATTCtcatttttcaatgaatttatattaatattctgAATATtaccgtatttttttttatcaatgattttgtaaatttttgatataacatAATTGAATCCTATATCTAATGATTATCCTAAAGGGCAATCTGGGAATTGACGATGCCACTTCTTGACACTGTTATGAATTCTGTATATATTTACAGGGTTTGGCGATGAAGGCAGGTCCTTTTCGTTTGCTTTTAAGACGTTTGTGGATGATTTGGATTCACAGTTCTCCATGTTCTTTACTTCCTCCACACCCTTCGAGTTTTCTGCTTTCTATGGAAACAAAGAGGACCCATTTGCCCAGTTCTTTTCAAGTAAGTATATATAATTGATGATCTCGATAGAGCACTTCGGAAACTTActggaatttttaatttttttaatttcataaatttcacTTTAGAATatcttatataatttataatataaagcCAGGTAATTGTCTTTGGCCCAGTGTTATTATGAAGAAcagcaatatttcatatttgaaaaatgGTGGTTTAACCCTCcgtacatttgatttttaaagtaatttttcatGAACATAATTTCCAAGTACAACTCACCAGAACAAACATGCTGCAAGATTGAGTGTAAGACATTTTcataccatacatgtatatatattattaaaaatgttgttatttatGTATATGCTAAACGTGtgaaaaagaaataagtttttttaGGTTGATAAGaatgctttaaaaatatgcAGAATCAATAGGGGAAATGTTAACCAAAAAGGTTaataaattattctttattGTAAAGTTTCATCAAACAGACAACCTGGTAAATTCTTGAATTGTTAACCTTTTTGTATGAATTTCTCAGGTTCTGGAGGAAAAGGAGAATTTTCCACAAAGAAAGAGAAGGAGAGGAAGAGAAATGTTGCGGGTGAATACGGCTTTCATGAGGATCTCAATGAGGAATATCTATTTTCTCCTCGCCAAGGCAAATCTCGGATGACCAACAATTTGTCAGATACAGATGATGAGCCGACCTTTAGATTCAGCATGTCAGAGTCTGATACAGATTCAGGTAAATGGAGGGTTGTTTGGTAAAATGTCAATAGGCAATTTATGTTCCACATAGATGAATTATTAATGGTGAAAGGGAACATACTCTTGGAGATTATATCAATGGACTTTGAAAGAGTTGTGTTTCTTGGAATGAAACAAACTGAGgaattatgaaatattgtaaagttgtttgatttttaaagctAGACCATACAGGTTTTATGTTTACTTGAGCTTAGATTTTTCCCACAATCAATTGGAAAAGGAGCTGAATTCAAAAATGTAACAGTAAATGAAAATAGCTCAATGAACTAATCAAGGTCCACTTTTATTTAGGATTTCGCTTCTGTTTCTTTGGTAAGTTGTTAATATTGGCATGAGTATATGCTACAggttttgtaaaaacaaataaaaggttttaactttaaatatcaGGTTTTGCTAGCTCTGTCAGCATGACGTTTGTTACTGGCATGCAGACCAGTTTGAGGGTCTTTTCtttcattacatgtactaaatttcaaaattttatctcataaaaTTTCTCCCTTGAATTTGTAATGTTGCCTGTCATGCATGACATTGGTTGATGAATTAATAGTTATTTTGTTTGGCTgtggaattaaaattgaaaccagTTCAAATACTTAGCATCCAAACCAGTCTCTTTCgatacatgtatactggtaAGAAAAATGGCATGAATCCATTTCCATGGCCATGCAGTGATAACGAATTAAATTGCTCCATTACAAGAGGAGCTTTTCCTCTTTGCTGAGATTAGAGCTTTTTATTGATCATGCCTTTGCAATTTCCCATCTCTTTTATCATTCAACATTGAGGTGTTATTGTggatatttctgttgcatgggCATGAAATGTAAGTTACcttaatacatgcatatgtaaATTGTGCTACTGGTTATGGAGTCAGCAGGTTTGCttcctacatgtatttgagcAAATGTATTGGTGTTTTATGTCAAAAAAATTTGAGAACAACATACTGGTCTGTTTAATTTGAgtgttgtttaatttttacagaTGA
The nucleotide sequence above comes from Magallana gigas chromosome 2, xbMagGiga1.1, whole genome shotgun sequence. Encoded proteins:
- the LOC105330614 gene encoding uncharacterized protein isoform X1, whose protein sequence is MTKNHFTVLGLKVGASEEEIKKAYKSLAKKYHPDKNSDAGAEEKFKEIGAAYEILKSQDRREIYERDLNRQKEQKSSKVPPSGGFSSYFTSTKENQSNKDHTAYSSKYKGTSFKTRFDFQEPSGSSWSHTDAKETKGKKKKPTHKPRQKPWSQDWNEADEDFSPGFGDEGRSFSFAFKTFVDDLDSQFSMFFTSSTPFEFSAFYGNKEDPFAQFFSSSGGKGEFSTKKEKERKRNVAGEYGFHEDLNEEYLFSPRQGKSRMTNNLSDTDDEPTFRFSMSESDTDSGFRFCFFDDYEETRFKCSFCGKMLRIDALKTHEPACRQRHKKEVNIDSDDEYFDPNGYSAKFGPSHIPGDWRGTHEELLRHIRRQRRAAKAKKREEELKSDLETVVCKWCGRSFSRKAAERHVPFCEKWTKDHGRPQSPTHMYNTKSKSDRAREYSKKIPKPRRNKTPHEDKENESPPSTFRSRSRPTSFPDLNDPHPKSKERPIPTTSTGLHPSTPRSTYTPKSNTHTPRFTSDSEAKQGTTTGAYFGVSGSKFGANTKYGGGLKGSSLHGAGVKGSTPRGTGFYRKPTHVKFAT